In Rhodobacter sp. 24-YEA-8, the following are encoded in one genomic region:
- a CDS encoding capsule biosynthesis protein, giving the protein MKPEETKHFLLLQGPHGPFFSRLGKMLSHSGAKVWRVGFNRGDRALWHDGASYIPWRGRPEDWPAGVAAIIEEKGITDLVLYGDTRPNHAKAIAVARAMGVTIHVFEEGYLRPYWVTYERNGSNGNSRLMDTSVDEMRAALARTDTDLPDAPARWGDMRQHMFWGALYHWFVWAGFWDYRNFRPHRALTVRQEFLLYVKRLCLLPFHALERRLATWRIRYGGFPYHLAILQLEHDASFRDHSPFTTMGEFLDVVIQGFAEGAPKHHHLVFKAHPLEDGRIAVKSTIRRLAQQFGVARRVHFVRGGKLAALLNHARSAVTVNSTAGQQALWRGLPLRTFGRAVYSKPEFVSSQPAAQFFAEGKRPDTRAYRDYRHYLLETSQVAGGFYSSRGRRELLRQVVDMLLSGQDPYDALTSGNAAPRQQLRLVT; this is encoded by the coding sequence ATGAAACCGGAAGAGACCAAACATTTTCTGTTGCTGCAGGGGCCCCATGGCCCCTTCTTCTCACGTCTGGGGAAGATGCTCAGCCATTCCGGGGCAAAGGTCTGGCGCGTCGGTTTCAACCGGGGCGACCGCGCGCTCTGGCATGATGGCGCGAGCTATATTCCCTGGCGCGGCCGCCCGGAAGACTGGCCGGCAGGGGTAGCCGCCATCATCGAGGAAAAGGGCATCACCGATCTGGTGCTTTATGGCGACACCCGTCCCAATCACGCCAAAGCGATCGCGGTCGCGCGCGCGATGGGGGTGACCATACATGTCTTCGAGGAAGGCTATCTGCGCCCCTATTGGGTGACCTATGAGCGCAATGGCTCGAACGGCAATTCCCGGCTGATGGATACGAGCGTCGATGAGATGCGTGCCGCCCTCGCACGCACCGATACCGATCTGCCCGATGCTCCGGCACGGTGGGGCGATATGCGCCAGCATATGTTCTGGGGCGCGCTCTATCACTGGTTCGTCTGGGCCGGGTTCTGGGATTATCGCAATTTCCGCCCGCATCGCGCCCTTACCGTGCGCCAGGAATTCCTGCTTTATGTAAAACGGCTCTGCCTCCTGCCCTTCCACGCGCTGGAACGCCGCCTTGCCACCTGGCGCATCCGCTATGGCGGTTTCCCCTATCATCTGGCGATCCTGCAGCTGGAACATGATGCCAGCTTCCGCGACCATTCGCCCTTCACCACCATGGGCGAGTTTCTCGATGTGGTGATCCAGGGCTTTGCCGAAGGCGCGCCGAAACACCACCACCTCGTCTTCAAGGCGCATCCGCTGGAAGACGGGCGTATCGCGGTAAAATCGACCATCCGGCGGCTGGCGCAACAATTTGGTGTGGCCAGACGCGTGCATTTCGTGCGCGGCGGCAAACTCGCCGCTTTGCTGAACCATGCGCGGTCTGCGGTGACGGTGAATTCGACCGCCGGGCAACAGGCGCTCTGGCGCGGATTGCCGCTGCGCACCTTTGGTCGCGCGGTCTATTCCAAGCCGGAATTTGTCTCGTCACAGCCTGCCGCGCAGTTTTTCGCCGAAGGAAAACGCCCCGATACCCGCGCCTATCGCGATTACCGGCATTATTTGCTTGAGACCAGTCAGGTCGCCGGTGGCTTCTACTCCTCGCGTGGGCGGCGTGAATTACTACGACAAGTTGTGGATATGCTGCTTTCCGGGCAGGATCCTTACGACGCTTTGACCAGCGGAAACGCGGCACCAAGGCAACAGTTGCGGCTGGTGACCTGA
- a CDS encoding riboflavin synthase, giving the protein MFTGIVTDIGEIIELEQRGDLRARIATAYPAAGIDLGASIACEGVCLTVIEKGTEPRNWFDVEISAESVSKTNLSGWHLGKRLNLERALKVGDELGGHIVSGHVDGVAEVVRMTPEGDSLRVTFRAPEVLAKFIAQKGSVALNGTSLTVNEVEGRDFGVNFIPHTRKVTTWGQLAEGDLVNLEVDTMARYVARLAEWR; this is encoded by the coding sequence ATGTTCACCGGAATCGTGACCGATATTGGCGAGATTATCGAGCTGGAGCAACGCGGTGATCTGCGTGCGAGAATCGCGACCGCCTATCCGGCTGCGGGAATCGACCTTGGCGCATCAATCGCCTGCGAGGGCGTCTGCCTGACGGTGATCGAAAAGGGAACAGAACCGCGCAACTGGTTCGATGTCGAAATCAGCGCCGAGTCGGTGTCGAAGACCAATCTCTCCGGCTGGCATCTGGGGAAACGGCTCAACCTGGAACGGGCGCTGAAAGTGGGCGATGAGCTTGGCGGGCATATCGTCTCCGGCCATGTCGACGGCGTGGCCGAGGTGGTTCGGATGACCCCGGAAGGCGACAGCCTGCGGGTGACCTTCCGCGCGCCGGAGGTGCTGGCGAAGTTCATCGCGCAGAAAGGCTCGGTTGCGCTGAACGGCACGTCGCTGACGGTGAACGAAGTCGAGGGGCGCGATTTCGGGGTCAATTTCATCCCCCATACGCGCAAGGTCACGACCTGGGGCCAGCTGGCCGAGGGCGATCTGGTCAATCTCGAGGTCGATACGATGGCGCGTTATGTTGCCCGGCTGGCAGAGTGGCGTTGA
- a CDS encoding CarD family transcriptional regulator: protein MTKSKKPDFRPNEFVVYPAHGVGKIISIEEQEIAGFKLELFVITFEKDKMTLRVPTNKATDVGMRALSAPDVVTRALETLKGKARVKRAMWSRRAQEYEQKINSGDLMAIAEVVRDLHRTDDQREQSYSERQLYEAALERLTREVAAVSGVDEAGAQKKVEEVLVSRAA from the coding sequence ATGACCAAGTCGAAGAAGCCTGATTTCCGCCCCAACGAGTTCGTTGTCTACCCTGCTCATGGTGTTGGCAAGATCATCTCTATCGAAGAGCAGGAGATTGCCGGTTTCAAACTGGAACTCTTCGTCATCACCTTTGAAAAGGACAAGATGACCCTGCGGGTTCCGACCAATAAGGCGACCGATGTGGGTATGCGCGCCCTCTCGGCCCCTGATGTGGTGACCAGGGCACTGGAAACGCTGAAGGGCAAGGCCCGGGTGAAGCGCGCCATGTGGTCGCGCCGCGCGCAGGAATATGAACAAAAGATCAACTCGGGCGATCTGATGGCGATTGCCGAAGTGGTGCGCGATCTGCACCGCACCGATGATCAGCGCGAGCAAAGCTATTCCGAGCGTCAGCTCTATGAAGCCGCGCTGGAGCGTCTGACCCGCGAAGTCGCCGCCGTTTCGGGCGTTGACGAGGCCGGCGCGCAGAAGAAAGTCGAAGAAGTCCTGGTGTCGCGCGCGGCCTGA
- the fdxA gene encoding ferredoxin FdxA: protein MTYVVTDNCIACKFTDCVEVCPVDCFYEGVNTLVIHPDECIDCGVCEPECPADAIRPDTEPDMEEWVAFNRKYAEIWPVITEKRDPLPGYAERDGEAGKLEKYFDPAPGEGS from the coding sequence ATGACCTATGTCGTCACCGACAATTGCATCGCCTGCAAATTTACCGATTGCGTCGAAGTCTGCCCGGTGGACTGTTTCTACGAGGGCGTGAACACTCTGGTCATCCATCCGGATGAATGTATCGATTGCGGCGTTTGCGAACCGGAATGCCCGGCAGATGCGATCCGCCCCGATACGGAACCGGATATGGAGGAATGGGTTGCCTTCAACCGCAAATATGCCGAAATCTGGCCGGTGATCACCGAGAAGCGCGATCCGTTGCCCGGCTATGCCGAGCGCGATGGCGAGGCCGGCAAGCTGGAGAAATACTTCGATCCGGCACCGGGCGAAGGCAGCTGA
- a CDS encoding RNA-binding S4 domain-containing protein yields the protein MAKTGGGRSGAGKAKEGRGGNAPASTVPASGIRAGSKPKLRLDKWLWQARFFKTRTLAALVVEEGHIRVNGTPVSRPSREVGPGDVLTFPQGRNIRLIRVLGTGVRRGPASEAQALFLDLDAPVVTPQRLE from the coding sequence TTGGCAAAAACCGGCGGCGGCAGATCGGGTGCCGGCAAAGCGAAAGAAGGCCGGGGCGGAAACGCTCCGGCTTCGACCGTTCCGGCCTCCGGGATCAGAGCGGGAAGCAAGCCGAAACTGCGGCTCGACAAATGGCTCTGGCAGGCCCGATTCTTCAAAACCAGGACCCTGGCAGCGCTGGTGGTTGAAGAAGGCCATATAAGGGTGAACGGAACCCCGGTCTCGCGCCCGTCGCGCGAGGTCGGGCCCGGGGATGTACTGACTTTCCCTCAGGGAAGAAATATCCGCCTGATCCGTGTATTGGGAACGGGTGTTCGCCGCGGACCGGCCTCAGAGGCACAGGCGCTCTTTCTTGATCTCGATGCCCCTGTCGTGACACCTCAACGCCTTGAATGA
- a CDS encoding helicase-related protein, whose translation MDARSKDERGRVTALLGPTNTGKTHHAIERMLTHRTGVIGLPLRLLAREVYERVVAKAGVSRVALVTGEERIIPDRTQYWVATTEAMPLEIGADFVCIDEIQLASDPERGHVFTNRLLHARGLHETLFLGSDTMRGAIAGLVQNHSYVKRDRFSTLTWSGSKKISRMPERSAIVGFSVENVYAIAELIRRQKGGCAVVMGALSPRTRNAQVELYQNGDVDYLVATDAIGMGLNLDIRHVAFASTSKFDGRRMRALLPQEIAQIAGRAGRHTENGTFGVTGEARPFSSELIDQIEAHKFAPVKKLMWRNADLDFGSASHLIRSLEQPTFNDWLSRARDADDVVALKALSAMPEVADKLTNPKRVMLLWDVCRIPDFRNISETDHHTLLARIFDFLVGRGIGGGRIPSDWLAKAVARIDKTDGDIDQISRRLAHIRTWTYVAQRKNWVDDESHWRGETRAVEDRLSDALHQRLTQRFVDRRTSVLLRRLKQKEDLVAEVNDKGEVTIEGQFTGKLEGFRFQQDASASADEGKTLRQAAIQALRPEFSLRADRFYNAPDTEMDFTEQGGLMWGSSAVGKLVKGADPLKPSVEAFVDEEAGDDVIEKVRRRLQHFIDRKVAALYEPLLALGRDETLTGLARGFAFRLTEALGVIPREQVATEVKELDQEARGALRKHGIRFGQYTIFQQALLKPAPTRLRLVLWSLWNGLSEFPESPPPGLVTIPNIAEVPKEHYALSGYRPAGTRAIRIDMLERLADILRQKDSRAGFEAVPDMLSITGMTLEQFSDLMGGLGYKAEKGERPRVKAATPAVAPEAEVAAALEAAIASGQPIPEEVSLLAPAPEPEPAPEAEAGAEGEASAEAAPPEMEVFYTFTWAPKPRFQRPERGAPRGDRPQGDRPQGERRDRPQGERRDRPQGERRDGEKSGERGPRKEFGNREGGRDNTRGGKHGGKHGKPAQRHEGAKSFEARPPRKDKPIDPDNPFAALLALKGKV comes from the coding sequence CGACCGAGGCGATGCCGCTCGAGATCGGCGCCGATTTCGTCTGTATCGATGAGATCCAGCTGGCCTCCGACCCCGAGCGCGGCCATGTCTTCACCAACCGCCTGCTCCATGCGCGCGGTCTGCATGAGACGCTGTTTCTGGGGTCAGACACCATGCGCGGCGCGATTGCCGGGCTGGTGCAGAACCACTCTTACGTCAAACGCGACCGTTTCTCGACTTTGACCTGGTCTGGTTCGAAAAAGATAAGCCGGATGCCGGAAAGATCGGCAATCGTCGGCTTTTCTGTTGAAAATGTATATGCGATTGCCGAACTGATCCGCCGCCAGAAGGGCGGCTGCGCGGTGGTGATGGGGGCGCTTTCCCCCCGCACCCGCAATGCCCAGGTCGAACTTTATCAAAATGGCGATGTCGATTACCTGGTTGCGACCGATGCCATCGGCATGGGGCTTAACCTCGACATCAGACATGTGGCATTTGCATCGACCTCGAAATTCGACGGGCGGCGGATGCGGGCACTTCTGCCGCAGGAGATCGCCCAGATCGCGGGCCGCGCCGGGCGCCATACCGAGAATGGCACTTTCGGCGTCACCGGCGAGGCGCGGCCGTTTTCCTCGGAACTGATCGACCAGATCGAGGCGCATAAGTTTGCACCGGTCAAGAAACTGATGTGGCGCAATGCCGATCTCGATTTCGGATCCGCCAGCCATCTGATCCGCTCGCTGGAGCAGCCAACCTTCAACGACTGGCTGAGCCGCGCGCGTGATGCAGATGATGTCGTGGCGCTGAAGGCGCTCTCCGCCATGCCAGAGGTCGCCGACAAGCTGACCAATCCGAAACGCGTGATGCTTCTCTGGGATGTCTGCCGCATCCCCGATTTCCGCAATATTTCGGAAACCGATCACCACACATTGCTGGCGCGGATCTTCGACTTTCTTGTCGGGCGCGGCATTGGTGGCGGGCGCATCCCGTCGGACTGGCTGGCGAAAGCCGTGGCCCGGATCGACAAAACCGATGGCGATATCGACCAGATTTCGCGCCGCCTGGCACATATCCGCACCTGGACCTACGTTGCGCAGCGCAAAAACTGGGTGGATGACGAATCCCATTGGCGGGGCGAGACCCGCGCGGTAGAAGACCGCCTGTCAGATGCGCTGCACCAGCGGCTGACGCAACGATTTGTCGACCGGCGGACAAGCGTATTGCTTCGCCGGTTGAAGCAGAAGGAGGACCTCGTGGCAGAGGTGAATGACAAAGGCGAAGTGACCATCGAGGGCCAGTTCACCGGCAAGCTCGAAGGGTTCCGCTTCCAGCAGGACGCAAGCGCATCGGCAGATGAGGGCAAAACCCTCCGTCAGGCCGCAATCCAGGCGCTGAGGCCTGAATTCAGCCTGCGCGCGGACCGCTTCTACAACGCGCCCGATACCGAGATGGATTTCACCGAACAGGGTGGCCTGATGTGGGGCAGCTCGGCGGTGGGCAAGCTCGTCAAGGGTGCCGATCCGCTGAAGCCCTCAGTCGAGGCTTTCGTCGATGAGGAAGCCGGCGATGACGTGATCGAAAAGGTCCGCCGCCGGTTGCAGCATTTCATCGACCGCAAGGTGGCCGCCCTGTATGAGCCGTTGCTGGCGCTTGGCCGTGACGAGACGCTGACCGGGCTGGCGCGGGGCTTTGCCTTCCGCCTGACCGAGGCGCTTGGCGTCATCCCGCGCGAGCAGGTCGCAACCGAGGTCAAGGAACTTGACCAGGAAGCCCGTGGTGCTTTGCGCAAGCACGGCATCCGGTTCGGCCAGTATACGATCTTCCAGCAGGCTTTGCTGAAACCCGCGCCGACCCGGCTGCGGCTGGTTCTGTGGTCCTTGTGGAACGGTCTCTCGGAATTCCCCGAAAGCCCGCCCCCGGGCCTCGTGACCATTCCGAACATCGCCGAAGTGCCGAAAGAGCATTATGCGCTTTCGGGCTACCGCCCGGCGGGAACCCGCGCCATCCGCATCGACATGCTGGAACGCCTCGCCGATATCCTGCGCCAGAAAGACAGCCGCGCAGGTTTTGAAGCGGTGCCGGACATGCTCTCGATCACCGGCATGACGCTGGAGCAGTTTTCGGATCTGATGGGCGGCCTGGGCTATAAGGCCGAAAAGGGCGAGCGCCCGCGGGTAAAGGCGGCAACGCCTGCCGTGGCGCCGGAAGCCGAGGTGGCCGCCGCGCTGGAGGCCGCGATTGCCTCCGGCCAGCCGATCCCGGAAGAGGTCTCGCTGCTGGCGCCCGCGCCTGAGCCGGAACCTGCCCCCGAAGCGGAAGCCGGGGCAGAAGGTGAGGCATCGGCCGAAGCCGCGCCCCCCGAGATGGAGGTCTTCTACACCTTCACCTGGGCGCCGAAGCCGCGCTTCCAGCGCCCTGAACGTGGTGCGCCGCGCGGGGACCGCCCGCAAGGGGATCGTCCGCAGGGCGAACGCCGCGACCGCCCCCAGGGTGAACGTCGGGACCGCCCCCAGGGTGAGCGCCGTGACGGTGAGAAATCCGGTGAGCGTGGCCCCCGTAAGGAGTTCGGCAATCGTGAAGGCGGCCGTGACAACACTCGTGGCGGCAAGCATGGCGGCAAGCACGGCAAACCGGCGCAACGTCACGAAGGCGCCAAATCCTTCGAGGCCCGCCCGCCCCGCAAAGACAAGCCGATCGACCCCGACAACCCCTTCGCCGCGCTGTTGGCATTGAAGGGCAAGGTCTGA